Proteins from a single region of Candidatus Saccharimonadales bacterium:
- a CDS encoding glycosyltransferase family 2 protein encodes MARHKKISILIPAYNEQEVLSHLYERLNKLAGETSDYDFEFLFINDGSRDRTLEIIKGYAEKDPRVAYVNLSRNFGKETAMLAGLDHATGDATVIIDADLQDPPELIPQMLKYWEEGYDDVYARRTSRNGESWLKKATSSAFYRVLQQSTQIPIQQDTGDFRLLDKRCVEALKQIRESQRYTKGMFSWIGYKKKEITYERDPRVAGETKWNYFKLINLAIDGITSFTTSPLRISSILGILVSISAFIYIVYLVIRTAAFGTDLAGYPSMMAVILFLGGIQLLSLGVIGEYVGRIFNETKNRPLYFVEEYHPGDHKK; translated from the coding sequence ATGGCTCGCCACAAGAAAATCAGCATTCTTATCCCTGCATACAACGAACAGGAAGTCCTTAGTCACCTCTATGAACGATTAAATAAACTAGCGGGTGAAACATCAGATTACGATTTTGAATTCTTGTTTATCAACGACGGAAGTCGCGACCGAACACTTGAAATTATTAAAGGCTACGCCGAAAAAGATCCTCGTGTTGCCTATGTAAACCTTTCCCGCAATTTCGGTAAAGAGACGGCAATGCTTGCCGGTCTCGATCACGCTACCGGTGACGCTACCGTTATTATCGATGCAGACCTGCAGGACCCGCCAGAACTCATCCCCCAGATGCTTAAATACTGGGAAGAGGGATACGATGACGTATACGCCAGACGAACCAGCCGAAATGGCGAGTCATGGCTTAAAAAAGCAACATCGAGCGCCTTTTACAGAGTCCTGCAACAATCTACGCAAATCCCGATACAGCAAGATACGGGTGACTTTCGTCTACTCGATAAACGCTGCGTTGAAGCGCTAAAACAGATTCGTGAAAGCCAGCGTTACACAAAAGGCATGTTTAGCTGGATTGGCTACAAGAAAAAAGAAATTACCTATGAACGTGACCCTCGTGTGGCGGGTGAAACCAAATGGAACTATTTTAAACTAATCAACCTGGCTATCGACGGCATTACATCGTTTACCACCTCACCACTTCGCATTTCATCAATCCTTGGAATCTTAGTATCAATCAGCGCATTTATCTACATTGTCTACCTAGTTATCCGGACTGCCGCGTTTGGTACTGACCTTGCAGGTTACCCATCAATGATGGCCGTCATCTTGTTCCTGGGTGGCATACAGCTTCTTTCACTTGGTGTTATTGGCGAATACGTGGGCCGTATCTTTAACGAAACAAAAAACCGCCCGCTGTATTTCGTAGAGGAATATCACCCTGGTGATCACAAAAAATAA